One region of Enterobacter ludwigii genomic DNA includes:
- a CDS encoding amino acid ABC transporter permease — MTEQLHFSELWPHWPELLAGLWVTIQLTVMATFGGLAIGIFGAAIRSGRATWFSRIWGGYVEIIRNTPFVVQLFFIVFGLPNLGLKMTAGEAALLAMVVNLGAYSTEIIRAGIQVTPKGQWEAGRVLGLTRLQTFIRVVLPPSLQRIYPALVSQCIIVMLGSSVVSQVSYEELTFAANLIQSRTFLSFEVYLVTTGIYLALSITLRQLMMAAGRKWLGVQA; from the coding sequence ATGACAGAGCAACTTCATTTCTCCGAACTCTGGCCACACTGGCCGGAGTTGCTGGCGGGGTTGTGGGTCACCATTCAACTGACCGTTATGGCAACTTTCGGCGGCCTGGCAATCGGTATTTTTGGGGCGGCCATTCGCAGCGGGCGGGCGACGTGGTTCAGCCGGATCTGGGGCGGTTACGTGGAGATTATTCGTAACACGCCGTTTGTGGTACAGCTGTTTTTTATCGTTTTCGGCCTGCCTAATCTGGGGCTGAAAATGACCGCCGGGGAAGCGGCACTGCTGGCGATGGTGGTGAATCTGGGGGCGTACAGCACCGAGATTATCCGGGCAGGCATTCAGGTCACGCCGAAAGGGCAGTGGGAGGCCGGACGCGTGCTGGGGCTCACCCGCCTGCAGACCTTTATTCGCGTGGTGTTGCCGCCTTCGCTGCAGCGCATTTACCCGGCGCTGGTGAGCCAGTGCATTATCGTAATGCTCGGCTCGTCGGTGGTGTCGCAGGTCTCGTATGAAGAGCTGACCTTCGCCGCCAACCTCATCCAGTCCCGAACGTTTTTGAGCTTTGAGGTTTACCTGGTGACAACCGGCATTTACTTAGCGCTGTCGATTACCCTGCGCCAGCTGATGATGGCGGCAGGACGGAAATGGCTGGGGGTGCAGGCATGA
- a CDS encoding amino acid ABC transporter permease has protein sequence MTTFTDWDIIRNLLLAGRWTVLLSLVAFVGGAVVTLPLLLLRLTGGRTVRRIIRGYIELFQGTPLLMQLFLAFFGVALFGIDVSPWTAASLALTFYTSAFLLDIWFGSIRALPKGQWEASRCLGLTFGQTLFRVVAPQALRIGIAPTVGFAVQVIKGTALASIIGFIELTKAGTMLTNVTYQPFKVFALVALGYFILCYPLSRYSRYLETKFNASHHH, from the coding sequence ATGACCACCTTTACCGACTGGGACATTATTCGCAACCTGCTGCTGGCCGGGCGCTGGACGGTGCTGCTGTCGCTGGTGGCGTTTGTCGGCGGGGCGGTGGTGACGCTGCCGCTCCTGCTGCTGCGCCTCACGGGTGGACGCACGGTCAGGCGCATCATCCGCGGCTATATCGAGCTGTTTCAGGGCACGCCGCTGCTAATGCAGCTATTCCTGGCCTTCTTTGGCGTGGCGCTGTTCGGCATCGACGTTTCGCCGTGGACCGCCGCCTCGCTGGCGCTGACGTTTTACACCAGCGCGTTTTTGCTCGATATCTGGTTTGGCAGTATTCGTGCCCTGCCAAAAGGACAGTGGGAAGCGTCGCGCTGTCTCGGGCTGACGTTTGGCCAGACGTTGTTTCGCGTGGTCGCCCCGCAGGCGCTACGTATCGGCATCGCCCCAACGGTCGGTTTTGCCGTGCAGGTGATCAAAGGTACTGCGCTGGCGTCGATTATCGGCTTTATCGAGCTGACCAAGGCCGGGACGATGCTGACTAACGTCACGTACCAGCCGTTTAAGGTCTTTGCGCTGGTGGCGCTGGGCTACTTTATTCTGTGTTATCCGCTGTCCCGCTACAGCCGCTATCTGGAGACGAAATTCAATGCCTCTCATCACCATTAA
- a CDS encoding amino acid ABC transporter ATP-binding protein: MPLITINQVQKYYGENHVLKGVDLDIDMGQVISIIGRSGSGKSTLLRCINGLEGYQDGSIKLGGMTITDRDSQAREISRSVGMVFQSFNLFPHMTALENVMLAPRRVLKKSAAECRELAQRMLEKVGLGDRLDYYPSSLSGGQQQRVAIARALAMSPKVLLCDEITSALDPELVGEVLKVLEQLAAEGMTLILVTHEMNFAREVGDRVVFMHQGKVWEQGDSKTLFANPQTTELKQFISSVRGLN, from the coding sequence ATGCCTCTCATCACCATTAATCAGGTGCAGAAGTACTACGGCGAAAACCACGTGCTCAAGGGGGTCGATCTGGATATCGACATGGGCCAGGTCATTTCGATTATCGGACGCAGCGGGTCGGGGAAAAGCACGTTGCTGCGCTGCATCAACGGTCTGGAAGGGTATCAGGACGGCAGCATTAAACTCGGCGGCATGACCATTACCGACCGGGATTCCCAGGCGCGTGAAATCAGCCGCTCGGTCGGTATGGTGTTCCAGAGCTTCAACCTGTTCCCGCACATGACGGCGCTGGAAAACGTGATGCTCGCTCCGCGTCGGGTGCTGAAGAAAAGCGCCGCCGAATGTCGGGAGCTGGCGCAGCGCATGCTGGAGAAAGTCGGGTTGGGTGACCGTCTGGATTACTACCCGTCGAGCCTCTCCGGGGGCCAGCAGCAGCGCGTGGCGATTGCCCGCGCCCTGGCGATGTCGCCTAAAGTTTTACTCTGTGACGAGATCACCTCCGCGCTTGACCCGGAGCTGGTGGGCGAAGTGCTCAAGGTGCTGGAGCAGCTGGCGGCCGAGGGGATGACGCTGATACTTGTTACCCATGAAATGAATTTTGCCCGCGAAGTGGGCGACCGCGTGGTGTTTATGCACCAGGGGAAAGTCTGGGAGCAGGGCGACAGCAAAACGCTGTTCGCCAACCCGCAGACCACAGAACTGAAGCAATTTATCTCCTCCGTACGCGGTCTCAACTAA
- a CDS encoding alanine--glyoxylate aminotransferase family protein codes for MDIAHFPQINPPQRLLMGPGPINADPRVLRAMSSQLIGQYDPAMTHYMNEVMALYRGVFRTENRWTMLVDGTSRAGIEAILVSAIRPGDKVLVPVFGRFGHLLCEIARRCRAEVHTIEVPWGEVFTPDQVEDAIKRIRPRLLLTVQGDTSTTMLQPLAELGAICRRYDVLFYTDATASLGGNALETDAWGLDAVSAGMQKCLGGPSGTSPITLSARMEEAIRRRKCVEEGIRTDAHRDGDEEMIYSNYFDLGMVMDYWGPERLNHHTEATTALFGARECARLILQEGLDNGIARHKLHGDALLKGIQAMGLETFGDLQHKMNNVLGVVIPQGVNGDRVRKLMLEDFGIEIGTSFGPLHGKVWRIGTMGYNARKDCVMTTLSALESVLNYLKFTTTQGAAMQAAWDHYRSETPE; via the coding sequence ATGGACATCGCACACTTTCCGCAAATCAACCCGCCGCAGCGCCTGCTGATGGGTCCAGGCCCGATCAACGCCGACCCGCGCGTGCTGCGCGCCATGTCGAGCCAGCTGATCGGCCAGTACGATCCGGCCATGACCCACTACATGAACGAGGTGATGGCGCTCTATCGCGGTGTATTCCGCACCGAAAACCGCTGGACGATGCTGGTGGACGGCACATCCCGCGCGGGGATAGAAGCGATTCTGGTGTCAGCCATTCGTCCAGGGGACAAAGTGCTGGTACCGGTCTTTGGCCGCTTCGGTCATCTGCTGTGCGAAATTGCCCGCCGCTGCCGCGCGGAGGTGCACACCATCGAAGTCCCCTGGGGCGAGGTGTTCACCCCAGACCAGGTTGAAGATGCCATCAAACGCATTCGCCCGCGCCTGCTGCTGACCGTGCAGGGCGATACATCCACCACCATGCTGCAGCCGCTCGCGGAGCTGGGTGCCATCTGCCGCCGTTACGACGTGCTGTTTTATACCGATGCCACCGCATCGCTCGGCGGTAACGCGCTGGAGACTGACGCCTGGGGGCTGGACGCGGTCTCGGCAGGGATGCAGAAGTGCCTCGGCGGTCCGTCGGGCACATCGCCGATCACCCTTAGCGCGCGAATGGAGGAGGCGATCCGCCGCCGCAAGTGCGTTGAGGAGGGCATTCGTACCGACGCCCACCGCGACGGCGACGAGGAGATGATCTACTCCAACTACTTCGATCTCGGTATGGTGATGGACTACTGGGGGCCAGAGCGTCTCAACCACCACACCGAAGCGACCACCGCGCTGTTTGGCGCCCGCGAATGTGCGCGTCTGATCCTGCAGGAAGGGCTGGATAACGGCATCGCTCGCCACAAGCTGCACGGCGATGCGCTGCTGAAAGGCATTCAGGCGATGGGGCTGGAAACCTTCGGCGACCTGCAGCACAAGATGAACAACGTGCTGGGGGTGGTGATCCCTCAGGGCGTGAATGGCGATCGGGTGCGCAAGCTGATGCTGGAGGATTTCGGGATTGAAATCGGCACGTCGTTTGGCCCGCTGCACGGCAAAGTGTGGCGCATTGGCACTATGGGCTACAACGCGCGTAAAGACTGCGTGATGACCACCCTGAGTGCGCTGGAGTCGGTACTCAATTACCTGAAATTTACCACTACGCAGGGCGCGGCGATGCAGGCCGCGTGGGACCACTATCGCAGTGAGACCCCAGAATGA